A window from Salvia miltiorrhiza cultivar Shanhuang (shh) chromosome 2, IMPLAD_Smil_shh, whole genome shotgun sequence encodes these proteins:
- the LOC131011493 gene encoding uncharacterized protein LOC131011493 — protein sequence MSYQQEKIVRVERNANCIIYLMGIRSYLLVVVGLQVSHISDLRKQFNLMPHCLCASCIMELKVFILKLHSLPRLWSWCSSRVGEVCYFKKVHLSTRRSPSSAPD from the exons ATGAGTTACCAACAAGAGAAGATTGTCAG GGTAGAGAGGAATGCAAATTGTATAATCTATTTGATGGGAATAAGGAGTTACCTCCTTGTTGTGGTCGGGCTTCAAGTTTCTCACATCAGTGACCTCAGGAAGCAGTTCAATCTTATGCCTCACTGCCTTTGTGCCTCAT GTATAATGGAGTTGAAGGTCTTCATATTAAAGTTACATAGTTTGCCTCGTCTGTGGTCCTGGTGTTCTAGTCGAGTTGGAGAAGTCTGTTACTTCAAAAAAG TTCATCTATCAACTAGAAGATCACCCTCGTCTGCTCCTGACTAG